The Campylobacter sp. RM10537 genome has a segment encoding these proteins:
- the ciaB gene encoding invasion protein CiaB has product MNNFKEVAKLVKKRKENINHFYDFLDLESWGEYCEYLLKLSELKKEKSSLVAILRRLVDLKEENLVQEWKKNFFKEDKIIELKHKFYEEVRKFYEKEHQELIDEIVSKRLLNNFYEILIQGVHEIGVIINSYEISWTKEIIEKNNKILASQFQNLDDAIDFLRKNKLYQITPQGEICERSYGVLVRIGNLWKFVPYARFFENETLKLEFAFEKMIEKLKNVAKEKDEMAYIEYFEKLKNAFCQKDENKIVESWQEAELAWMKVKSPLQVGHPLEYYEDHYTHAVALEWDIRLEDESNFNTLKFSDEIKQSFIKVYKDINIEDENLKKEVLNNIDKTQLYVCMPMIFYGAELKGLFSAQVVPNDEFVSNIAGKKIFAFLNFVYENTLSKPFMKIASEVFEKDFLDYGREILFFKENIWKRVYEISTIGHEFGHIFFIASDSEKKMNQSGFFKNIEEYKATMGGLINFFFHEDKELRLPVFHELIKRAVSLIAWQKVDEVQPYYTEGLIHLSLLFKSGVLNFKDNRLKINFNLEFYEKFKLLALNTYYDLTKHYALKLDAKEFLNHFCLLEDKVFMPIEEGCKDFVKYYYKLYEKIGNEIDDSGEFELYKAKKIQKK; this is encoded by the coding sequence ATGAATAATTTCAAAGAAGTAGCAAAGCTTGTAAAAAAACGTAAGGAAAATATTAACCATTTTTATGATTTTTTAGATTTAGAATCATGGGGCGAATATTGTGAATATTTGCTTAAACTTAGTGAATTAAAAAAAGAAAAAAGTAGTTTGGTTGCTATTCTTAGACGATTGGTTGATTTAAAAGAAGAAAATTTAGTGCAAGAATGGAAAAAGAATTTTTTTAAAGAAGATAAAATTATAGAATTAAAACATAAATTTTATGAAGAGGTTAGAAAATTTTATGAAAAAGAACATCAAGAGCTTATTGATGAGATTGTAAGCAAAAGATTATTAAATAATTTCTATGAAATTCTAATTCAAGGAGTTCATGAAATAGGGGTGATTATAAATTCCTATGAAATTTCTTGGACTAAAGAAATTATAGAAAAAAACAATAAAATTTTAGCTTCTCAGTTTCAAAATCTTGATGATGCTATTGATTTTTTACGTAAAAATAAATTATATCAAATAACACCTCAAGGAGAAATTTGCGAAAGAAGCTATGGGGTGCTTGTACGAATAGGAAATTTATGGAAATTTGTTCCTTACGCAAGATTTTTTGAAAATGAAACTTTAAAGCTTGAATTTGCTTTTGAAAAAATGATAGAAAAATTAAAAAATGTTGCTAAAGAAAAAGATGAAATGGCCTATATAGAGTATTTTGAAAAATTAAAAAATGCTTTTTGTCAAAAGGATGAAAACAAAATTGTTGAATCGTGGCAAGAAGCAGAACTCGCTTGGATGAAGGTTAAATCGCCTTTACAAGTTGGACATCCTTTGGAGTATTATGAAGATCACTATACGCATGCCGTTGCTTTGGAATGGGATATAAGATTAGAAGATGAAAGCAATTTTAATACTTTAAAATTTAGTGATGAAATCAAACAAAGTTTTATAAAAGTATATAAAGATATAAATATCGAAGATGAAAATTTAAAAAAAGAAGTACTTAATAATATAGATAAAACGCAACTTTATGTTTGTATGCCTATGATTTTTTATGGAGCTGAGCTTAAGGGTTTATTTTCTGCACAAGTTGTTCCAAATGATGAATTTGTAAGCAATATTGCAGGAAAGAAAATTTTTGCATTTTTAAATTTTGTTTATGAAAATACCCTAAGCAAACCTTTTATGAAAATTGCAAGTGAGGTTTTTGAGAAAGATTTTTTAGATTATGGTCGAGAAATTCTTTTTTTTAAAGAGAATATTTGGAAGCGTGTTTATGAAATTTCAACCATAGGTCATGAATTTGGTCATATCTTTTTTATTGCTAGTGATAGTGAAAAAAAGATGAATCAAAGTGGTTTTTTTAAAAATATAGAAGAATATAAAGCGACAATGGGAGGATTGATAAATTTTTTCTTTCACGAAGATAAAGAGCTTAGATTACCTGTTTTTCATGAGTTAATCAAAAGAGCAGTTTCTTTAATAGCTTGGCAAAAAGTTGATGAAGTGCAACCTTATTATACGGAAGGATTGATACATCTTTCTTTGCTTTTTAAAAGTGGAGTTTTAAATTTTAAAGATAATAGATTAAAAATTAACTTTAATCTAGAATTTTATGAAAAATTTAAATTACTTGCTTTGAATACTTATTATGATTTAACTAAACATTATGCTTTGAAATTAGATGCAAAAGAATTTTTGAATCATTTTTGCTTATTGGAAGATAAAGTTTTTATGCCTATAGAGGAAGGGTGTAAAGATTTTGTAAAATATTATTATAAACTTTATGAAAAAATTGGTAATGAAATTGATGATAGCGGTGAATTTGAGCTTTATAAAGCCAAAAAAATACAAAAAAAATAA
- a CDS encoding HU family DNA-binding protein, with product MTKADFISQVAQTAGLTKKDATAATDAVIATITDVLAKGDSISFIGFGTFSTAERAAREARVPSTGKTIKVPATKVAKFKVGKNLKEAVAKASGKKKK from the coding sequence ATGACTAAAGCAGATTTTATTTCTCAAGTTGCTCAAACTGCTGGGCTAACAAAAAAAGATGCTACAGCTGCTACTGATGCAGTTATTGCTACAATTACTGATGTATTGGCAAAAGGCGATAGCATTAGTTTTATAGGTTTTGGTACTTTTTCAACAGCTGAAAGAGCTGCTAGAGAAGCTAGAGTTCCAAGTACTGGAAAAACTATTAAAGTTCCTGCAACTAAAGTTGCTAAATTTAAAGTAGGTAAAAACCTTAAAGAAGCTGTTGCTAAAGCTAGCGGCAAAAAAAAGAAATAA
- a CDS encoding L,D-transpeptidase family protein, with protein sequence MFKRFLILFFIGVSITRASDLVKIYLDQGLEAVGVEIEKELMDKNFWLSEIADKNVSLGYYSSKVDIVLTNKTDKILRVYSYDNGKIKKDFEQKSIITGLMGDKKVEGDLKTPIGFYELGQKFNPGDPYYGPFAFATTYPNLLDKVQGKTGGGIWIHGYPLDGTRIDEFKTKGCIALFNENLEKFAKIVQDRKVFVMTEEKDKVRANKEEIASLFADLFAWKFAWTNNNIDSYLEFYDQNEFKRFDKMKFEQFASMKKAIFSRKENKKIKFSDINISPYPNLNNEVIYRISFYEDYYTKNYQFKGNKTLYVKLNDKGKMKILAEQ encoded by the coding sequence TTGTTTAAAAGATTTCTCATTTTATTTTTTATAGGAGTGTCTATAACCAGAGCATCTGATTTGGTTAAGATTTATTTAGATCAGGGGTTAGAGGCTGTTGGAGTAGAGATTGAAAAAGAGCTAATGGATAAAAATTTCTGGTTATCTGAAATAGCGGACAAAAATGTCTCTCTTGGGTATTATAGTAGCAAAGTTGATATTGTTCTTACAAATAAAACTGATAAAATTCTTCGAGTATATTCCTATGATAATGGAAAAATTAAAAAAGATTTTGAGCAAAAATCAATCATTACAGGTTTAATGGGGGATAAAAAGGTTGAGGGAGATTTGAAAACTCCTATAGGTTTTTATGAATTAGGACAAAAATTTAATCCAGGGGATCCTTACTACGGTCCTTTTGCCTTTGCAACAACTTATCCAAATTTGTTAGACAAAGTACAGGGGAAAACTGGTGGAGGAATTTGGATACATGGCTATCCTCTTGATGGCACTAGAATCGATGAATTTAAAACAAAAGGATGTATAGCTTTATTTAATGAAAACCTTGAAAAATTTGCAAAGATAGTTCAAGATAGAAAAGTATTTGTAATGACCGAAGAAAAGGATAAAGTTAGGGCAAATAAAGAAGAAATTGCTTCTTTATTTGCAGATCTTTTTGCTTGGAAATTTGCTTGGACAAATAATAATATAGATTCTTATTTAGAATTTTACGATCAAAATGAATTTAAACGTTTTGATAAAATGAAATTTGAACAATTTGCTTCTATGAAAAAAGCTATTTTTTCTCGTAAAGAAAACAAAAAGATAAAATTTTCAGATATCAATATTAGCCCTTATCCAAATTTAAATAATGAAGTTATCTATAGAATTTCTTTTTACGAAGATTACTATACAAAAAATTATCAATTTAAAGGAAATAAAACTTTATATGTTAAATTAAATGATAAAGGAAAAATGAAAATTTTAGCAGAGCAATGA
- a CDS encoding alanine racemase translates to MSVIKLNQKSYENNLKQIIEKAENPSKIICVFKDNAYGHGAKILAPIPKKFGINFVAVKNEKEAYEIQEFFKNILILSHKPNGNENPQFIYALNEISKVKEYKTGTKIHLKIDTGMHRNGVFVENIEDAFFKIDKAGLILEGIFTHFSSADELDGSFFIQKQKFHQAKILAQKKYDHLIFHSFNSAALFRAQDIPKDELFRIGIAQFGYGDEKLEKILSLYAHKLSERILEFGQSVGYGRSFSAHEKIKIATYDLGYADGLFRYNGKGDLALANHKNILGKISMDSFSCEDCGEEICVFNDANLWADFFNTISYEILVKLHPDIPRILV, encoded by the coding sequence ATGTCTGTTATTAAATTGAATCAAAAATCATATGAAAATAATTTAAAACAAATTATTGAAAAAGCAGAGAATCCTTCGAAAATAATTTGCGTTTTTAAGGATAATGCCTATGGACATGGAGCTAAGATATTAGCTCCTATACCTAAAAAATTTGGTATTAATTTTGTTGCAGTTAAAAATGAAAAAGAAGCTTATGAAATTCAAGAATTCTTTAAAAATATTTTAATACTTTCACATAAACCTAATGGAAATGAAAATCCTCAGTTTATATATGCTTTAAATGAAATTTCTAAGGTTAAAGAATATAAAACTGGTACAAAAATTCATCTTAAAATAGATACAGGAATGCATAGAAATGGTGTTTTTGTAGAAAATATAGAAGATGCTTTTTTTAAAATTGACAAGGCAGGTTTAATTTTAGAGGGAATATTTACGCATTTTTCAAGTGCTGATGAACTAGATGGAAGTTTTTTTATTCAAAAACAAAAATTTCATCAAGCTAAAATTTTAGCGCAAAAAAAATATGATCATTTAATTTTTCATTCTTTTAATTCAGCAGCCTTGTTTAGAGCTCAAGATATTCCTAAAGATGAGTTATTTAGAATAGGGATTGCTCAATTTGGCTATGGAGATGAAAAATTAGAAAAAATCTTAAGTCTTTATGCTCATAAATTAAGCGAAAGAATTTTGGAATTTGGTCAAAGCGTAGGGTATGGTAGATCTTTTAGCGCTCATGAAAAAATAAAAATTGCTACTTATGATTTAGGTTATGCTGATGGGTTATTTCGTTACAATGGAAAAGGTGATTTGGCTTTGGCAAATCATAAAAATATTTTAGGCAAAATTTCAATGGATAGCTTTTCTTGTGAAGATTGTGGCGAAGAAATTTGTGTATTTAATGATGCTAATCTTTGGGCTGATTTTTTTAATACAATTTCATATGAGATTTTAGTTAAGCTTCATCCAGATATTCCAAGGATTTTAGTCTAA
- a CDS encoding tRNA (cytidine(34)-2'-O)-methyltransferase has product MFNIVLVNPRIPQNTGSIGRMCFNAGFKLHIIKPIVFDISQKAVRRAGLDYWEKLEPIVWENLELFLEKNLKFKDRFFFATTKSKKPYFEVKFKENDFLFFGSESYGLPMELMQINWQNAITIPMKSCGRSLNLATSVGIVSYEALRQNFKYFIS; this is encoded by the coding sequence ATGTTTAATATAGTTTTAGTTAATCCTAGAATTCCTCAAAATACAGGGAGTATAGGAAGAATGTGTTTTAATGCAGGCTTTAAGCTTCATATTATTAAACCAATTGTTTTTGATATTTCTCAAAAAGCTGTTCGTAGGGCAGGACTTGATTATTGGGAAAAATTAGAGCCTATAGTTTGGGAAAATTTGGAACTTTTTTTAGAGAAAAATTTAAAATTTAAGGATCGTTTCTTTTTTGCCACAACAAAGAGTAAAAAACCTTATTTTGAGGTCAAATTTAAAGAAAATGATTTTTTATTTTTTGGCAGTGAAAGCTACGGTTTGCCTATGGAGCTTATGCAAATTAATTGGCAAAATGCCATTACTATTCCAATGAAATCTTGCGGAAGAAGTTTAAATCTAGCTACTAGTGTTGGAATTGTTTCTTATGAGGCTTTAAGACAAAATTTTAAATATTTTATTTCCTAA